Part of the Mycolicibacterium mengxianglii genome is shown below.
CGTGCCCGGGCTGACCCGCCCATTCGACAATGGCATGTGACTGCTCGGCGCTGCTGTAGGGTTCTTTGGCCCTGCATCCGCCGGCCACTTTGCCGGACTCGTCGATTGCGGCAAAGAAAACTCCGGTGTCGCTACCATCGGCGATCTCCGCCCAATCCAGCGCGGCGTCCACACCGTATTTGTGATAGCTGCGCTGAGCACCCTCCAGGTATTCGGCCCAGAGAGTCGGTTCCGCATGTGGCTTGGCAGCCACAATGGTGCAGCCGCTTTCCGAGTCGTGCCAACTCGGGGTCGCCGGCATCGGGAGTGATTGGGTGGTGAAGTCCTCGTGCAGAATGGTCACTGGGTATCCGTTTCAGTCGGGCATGCGGCAACTGGTTTGCCACAGCGTTATTCGGTTTGCGCGTCCCCCCGACGTGCATTTGTGCACGATCAATTATCTCCGGTTTCCGCCGACTTTTCCGACTGTTAGTGCTGTTCAGACCGCGAATGCCAAGTAGTGCCTGCTCGGTTGAGCTTCGAACATCACAGTGGTTGAGTGTTTGCCGCGGTTACTCGCCAGTACGCGCAGCGGCGAAGTGGCGTGTGACAACTGACAGCAGCTGAATTCAAAATTTGCGGGATAGTCAGAAATGCCGCTTTCGCGGCCTGTCCGACCAGGGTCGGAGGGGGCTGGAAGGGCTCCCAGGGCGATGTCAATCCGTAACTTCCCGGAAGTCGGAGCTTTATCTACTCGTTGCATGAAAGTTTGAATTCACAGGAGCGCCGAGGCCGCCTCGGCGTCGGCTGCGGAACTGGCTGCCGCGGCGATCGCCGCGTGCACCCAAAGTTTGCTGAGAAAAGTGTGTGGAGGCGGTTCTGGAGCGGTGGTGCCCTTCCTTACATGACGTCGGCATTGACATCTAGCGAATATTGCAAACGTTGCCCACGGCATCGGTTGATGGGCGAGCACCGTACAGTGCAACGGAGTTCGCCGTCCACCGAATGACCTGTCCTGGAGCTGATGTGTACGTCCCAAGGGTTCTGCGCACCTGCATTGCGCTCGTGGCGATCGCCGCGCTGGCCCTGACGGGCTGTGGAGCTGACGACGCGCACCCGCAGCCGTATGGCGCCGTTGAAGCGCGGATCGGCGAATCCCTGGCGGTGCTCGGTTGGAACATGTCCGTGGCCAATCTGCGCTTCGAGGCAGACCACGTGCTGGTCGACATCGACGCCGCCCCGGCCGATTCCGCGGCACCCCATGCCAAACCGCAAGACCTCAGATTCGGCTTGTACGGCGCGCTCGTCCACCCGATGGAAAGCACCGGACTCGGCAGCTGCGACGGAGTGAGCGGTGTCGGACTGTCGCCGTTGTCGGTGCGTGAACCCGAACGACTCTCCGGCACGGTCTGCGTGGGACCCATCCGCGACCAAACGCAGGTCAGGGGTGTTTATGTCTACTCGCCGGCCGAACGGCTGCCTGGGACGACGGCTGCCTACGCCGCGGCGTTTCCGGTGGGACTGCCACCGACCAACACCAACGACACCGGGCTCACCGTGAGCACCACCAGCGTCGAAGCCTGGCGGGCCGATGGGGAACAGCTGACGCCCGAGGCTCTCGGTGATCCGGTCGCATTCGTCGGCAATGGCTACATGCTGCTCGGTCTGCAGATCGATGCGGTGGCGCAGGCGTACCGCGACGAGTCCGCCGGCCGGGGCGGACCGATGATGGTGACTGTGGCGCCCTCACTACCCCCGCCCGGGATCAACCCGGCGTGTTCCACCTACGGCAGCTCGGTGCTCGTCCTGCCGGACGCCTCACTCAACTCGGTGCACCTGAACGTGTCACTGTGCGCGCAGGGCGAGATCAACGCAGCCCTGCTCTATGCCACGGTGTCGGTGACCGGAACCCGGGCGGCGGTGTGGACCAAATGACCGAGCCAGGCCCCACGGAATGGGGTGCCAATATCAACGGGGTCGGCCCCTGGATCGGTCCGTGGCCCGAGGATCCGCGCTACGACCATGCTCTGCTGCGCGACGGAGACACCCGCAATGTGGTGGACGCCTACCGGTATTGGACCCGGGAAGCCATCGTCGCCGACATCGACACGCGGCGGCACCCACTCCATATCGCCATCGAGAATTTCGGCAGTGACGCCAATATCGGTGGGGTGGTGCGTACCGCCAACGCGTTCGCCGTCGACACCGTCCACATCGTCGGACGCCGCCGGTGGAACCGTCGGGGAGCGATGGTGACCGACAGGTACCAGCGGCTGCAGCACCACGACACCACCAACGAGCTGCTGTCATTCGCCCGTGGGGCCGGCCTGACCGTCGTCGCGGTCGACAACGTTCCCGGGGCCACCAGGCTCGAGGAAACCGACCTCCCCCGCAACGCGTTGTTGGTGTTCGGTCAGGAGGGGCCCGGGATCACCGAGGCCGCCAGTCGGGGCGCCGCGTTGGTGGTCTCCATCGCCCAGTTCGGGTCGACCCGCAGTATCAACGCCTCGGTCGCCGCCGGAATCGCGATGCACTCCTGGATCAGACAATGGGGTGACCT
Proteins encoded:
- a CDS encoding TrmH family RNA methyltransferase → MTEPGPTEWGANINGVGPWIGPWPEDPRYDHALLRDGDTRNVVDAYRYWTREAIVADIDTRRHPLHIAIENFGSDANIGGVVRTANAFAVDTVHIVGRRRWNRRGAMVTDRYQRLQHHDTTNELLSFARGAGLTVVAVDNVPGATRLEETDLPRNALLVFGQEGPGITEAASRGAALVVSIAQFGSTRSINASVAAGIAMHSWIRQWGDLKTAW